TGGTCCCTGCCGTGGGTTGCGCTTCTGGCGTGCCAGCTGTTCCTAGCCCAATCCGTGTCTGCCGACGTCACGTACACCATCGACCGCGACATCGGCTACTGGGGCGACGACGCGCCCGACGACTACGCCGAGGAACGCTGCCGGCTCGACGTCTACCGGCCCGAAGGGGGCGAGGCGTTTCCGACCGTCATCTGGTTCCACGCGGGTGGCCTGACCGCGGGCGAGCGGTTCATCCCCGGCGAGCTCCGCAAGAGCGGCATGGCCATCGTCGCCGCTGATTACCGGCTCAATCCCAAGGCAGAGGCTCCCGCCTACCTCGAAGACGCTGCTGCAGCGACGGCGTGGGTGCTGGACAACATCGAAGCCCTCGGCGGCGATCCGGATCGCGTCTACATCACCGGTGCCTCCGCCGGCGGCTACCTCGCGACCATGGTCGGCCTCGACGATCGCTGGCTC
The Planctomycetota bacterium DNA segment above includes these coding regions:
- a CDS encoding alpha/beta hydrolase fold domain-containing protein — its product is MSADVTYTIDRDIGYWGDDAPDDYAEERCRLDVYRPEGGEAFPTVIWFHAGGLTAGERFIPGELRKSGMAIVAADYRLNPKAEAPAYLEDAAAATAWVLDNIEALGGDPDRVYITGASAGGYLATMVGLDDRWLAAHDKSPSDLAGIISLSGQMITHFTVRKEQGVTGTQPVIDDMSPLFHVKPDAPTLVLITGDRDVELFGRYEENAYMWRMMQVVGHKDTTIYELDGFNHGQMTQPALFLMRRLVLEDGEQ